gtaccacatgagggaagaggatgtcttccctgtaacgcacagtgttgagattgactgcaatgacaacaagctcagtccgatgatgctgtgacacaccgccccagaccatgacggacccttcacctccaaatcgatcccgctccagagtacaggcctcggtgtaacgctcattccttcgacgataaacgcaaatccgaccatcacccctggtgagacaaaaccgcgactcgtcatgaagagcactttttgccagtcctgtctggtccagcgacggtgggtttgtgcctataggcgaccttgttaccggtgatgtctggtgaagactgccttacaacaggcctacaagccctcagtcccacCTCCCTCGGCCTATAGTggacagtttgagcactgatcgagggattgtgcgttcctggtgtaactcaggcaggtgttgccatcctgtacctgtcccacaggtgtgatgttcggatgtaccgatcctgtgcaggtgttgttacacgtggtctgccactgcgaggacgatcagctgtccgtcctgtctccctgtagcactgtcttgggcgtctcacagtatggacattgcaatttattgccctggccacatctgcagtcctcatgcctccttgcagcatgcctaaggcacgttcacacagatgagcagggaccctgggcatctttattttggtatttttcagagtcagtagaaaggcctctttagtgtccttacttttcataactgtgaccttaattgcctaacatctgtaagctgttagtgtcttaatgaccgttccacagatgcatgctcattaattgcttatggttcattgaacaagcatgggaaaccgtgtttaaacactttacaatgaagatctgtgaagttatttggatttttacgaattatctgtgaaagacagggtcctgaaaaagggacgtttctttttttgctgagtttacatggcAAATTGTATAGAATTGCAAAAACAGAATGCTATAAAACTGCTACATGttctctgcaccccatgacaaaatgtgtagaattgcaggagatAAGCTTTAAACCTAAAAATATATCTCCTCCAACAAGACGGGagtgaacagtgcttgtgcccatagaaatagacgtgggtTAGGAGATGTTCCCCAGCGCTGGAAGGGAGCCCGGAgtcaaaaagtttgggaacccctggtctaGAAGATACACCCTATCCATCCCACCTATAAACACCTGTTCTTCCTCCTGAGTAACAACACAGCCATCCTCATCTCTTACTTCAACTGTGGTCTCCATCAGAGGAGGACCAAGCTGCACAGAGGATTCAGTCCTGTGAGGCGAGCACAAAAACTACATTATGCAAGAACAATTGGATAAATTGAGTAAAAGGTACCTCTGTACTCATATCACTGAAACAGAAGAGCTAGTGCTATAACTACATGATCAGGGTTCAGGGCTGACTCACATCAGTAGACTGCAGGAGGCTCTCTGGGAAGTGCTAGCAGCAGGCCCAGCAGAACACCTCAGTGATGCCATAGATGTTGTGAGTCCATTTCCCATGCTGCCTCCAGCTACGGAGCAGGGCTGGGGAGGGACAGGCCTCGCCCCACAGggctaacacacacagagaaaagccAGCAGAGAGGATCTCTTCCTGCACGACAAGCCTGACAAAACATCCAAGCAGGGTGGGAGTCACCAGAGGGAGACAAGACACAAAATTAccacatgcaacaacaaaaagcaacaaaagGCTTGATAAGTTACTCTCATCCCACTGTCATATTTACctctttttttcacctttatttaaccaggtaggcaagttgagaacaagttctcatttacaattgcgacctggccaagataaagcaaagcagttcgacaNTTCCTACCCATAATTGACTATGGCAATATAATGTATTGTAGTCACAATGTATTGTAGTCAcatccaaaattattggcacccttgataaagataagaAATAAAGACTATAAAATAGATAATACAAGTACTGAtctattttcttttatttaacctttatttaaccaggtaggcaagttgagcaagttaagttctcatttacaattgcgacctggccaagataaagcaaagcagttcgacacatacaacKacacagagttacacatggagtaaaacaaacatacagtcaataatacagtagaaaaataagtctatatacaatgtgagcaaatgcggtgagataagggaggtaaaggcaaaaaaaggccatggtggcaaagtaaatacaatatagcaagtaaaacactggaatggtagatttgcagtggaagaatgtgcaaagtagatatagaaataatggggtgcaaaggagcaaaataaataaatacagtagggggagaggtagttgattgggctaaattatagatgggctatgtaccgGTGCAGTaaactgtgagctgctctgacagctggtgcttaaagctagtgagggagataagtgttcccagtttcagagatttttgtagttcgttccagtcattggcagcagagaactggaaggagaggcggccaaagggagaattggttttgggggtgaccagagatatacctgctggagcgcgtgctacaggtgggtgctgctatggtgatcagcgagctgagataaggggggacctagcagggtcttgtagatgacctggagccagtgggtttggcgacgagtatgaagcgagggccagccaacgagagcgtacaggtcgcagtggtgggtagtatatggggctttggtgacaaaacggatggcactgtgatagactgcatccaatttattgagtagggtattggaggctattttgtaaatgacatcgccaaagtcgaggatcggtaggatgatcagttttacaagggtatgtttggcagcatgagtgaaggatgctttgttgcgaaataggaagccaattctagatttaactttggagaCAGTTGTCTTGTGTTTCTTAAATAGCACGAGCCACTCAGTTGGGCATTTTCTTAATTACCGTGGGGcactggtggaaaaagtactacattttcatacctgagtaaaagtaaagataccttaatagaaaatgactcaagtaaaagtgaaagtcacccagtaaaatactacttgagtaaaagtctaaaagtacttggtttaaaatatacttaagtatcaaaagtaaatgtagttgctaaaatatacttaagtatcaaaagtaaaagtacaaataatttaaaattccttatattaaacaaactaaATTATTTTTGTTACCGTTAACCAGGGTCACGctccaaaactcagacataatttataagtaaagcatttgtgtttagtgagtccaccagatcagaggcagtagggatgaccattgatgttctcttgataagtatatacatttgagcattttctgtcctgctaagtattcaaatTTAACaggttttgggtgtcagggaaaattgaTGGAGTAAAGAGTAtgtacttttctttaggaatgtagtgaagtaaaagtaaaagttgtcaaaaatataaatagtaaagtacagataccccaaaaaacaacttaagtagtactttaaagtattttgggGCGTTCCtataagacgtagagtcgcaagctagcgcgaggtcgcgctctttgaaaggagggagtagtgtaacgaccctgggtttataagcgcgtaTATCGACTATTCCGCTTGAGCATGCTCTTAGGGCAAaatcgatagcgcgctggacttcgggctagaaggtcgagggttgaGACACGCTCCCTGCCTGCTTCATTACAGTACGTTTTGTCGCATGAAGATGACAGCATGTAGAAAATATTGCGTCACATCGTGAAATATCCAATCATAATTTAGTATTTTATTGCGGCAAATTTGAACTTTTTTCACGTCGCGGTCGACGTCCGTTAATCTCGAAAACTCGACCCTTGTTACCTACGTCTGGTTTTCGAGACTAACGTAAGACGTCCGTCGGCTTTGGACCCGAAGAGAACCAAAcgaatgagggggaaaaagtgcTTGAATTGTAATGTTAAATTGATAAAAACGTTGTCTGACGACATGGATGACGTGGTCAAAAATAAGCTTAAGAGCAATGCCAAGATTTACAGTAACACTTTGGAGCGAATAGTTCAAAAGGTATGTGGAACATGTGCCGATAGTTACCTAAATAATTAACGTTAACCGTGGTAGCCAGATGCCTGCTAGtattgtagttagctagctagtgttctTCTGACGATGTGGTTAGATAATCAAACATATTAGCAAAGACACCCTATTGATGTTCTCTAACCCAGCTAGCGTTAGCCAACAAGTAGTAGTAGCACAGAGCAGAGGCACATTTTTGAAATCGTATTATTGTAACTAACTAGTTACTAGTCTCTCTCGCCAACTAGCCTTCTTTTACTGTCCCCCTTGAGGCCACGGGACGAAATGCACAAGCAATGCACCCTctcatcaaatgttatttgtcacatacacgtgtttagatGTTagtgcgggtgtagcgaaatgcttgtaagcAATGTCACTCTGTACTACTAGGCCTGTAACAGATGAAACCTCAGAATGTGCCAGTATTTACACTTTTCCTTGACAACAGTATTCAAAGCTGCATGACAATGGGACTGAGGTGAACCTGGAGGACATAACACCCCAAGGTAAACAACAGTCCGTTTATGGTTACACTAGTTAGCTAAGAATACTTAAACTCCAGTGTCCATGTTATGTCCATGGACACGAGTTAATTATCCTTATCTATGGTTACACACATGATCTGCTTCTCAGTACTTGAATAATTGTTTAGCCTTGTCAACAACGATATACAGTAGCTAGTTTTATATTAATGGGTACAAATTCTGCACTCAACCGAATTGGCTCAATGTTCTGATGTTTTCATGTGTCTTGTCATTGGATGGAGAAGAGGTGATAGTATGCATGGTCAAGTCAGAGTTGGAGCTATCAAACCTGGGATTGTCAAAGGTTTGTAAGATATGACGTTATGTACTGCAGCTAATTATTTTAGACCCACTTGGTACTTTTTCTGAGGGATCTCTTACGTTTCTGGATCACACTCACACCTCTTACTCCACCTCCTCTTTAGAGTGAAGTTGACCTGGCAGAGCTGTCACTAGGAGGTAGGAACTACAACACGTTGTTTCTCTGTGAGATTTgcactgaagcgttacagattctgCAATATAAATGTAAAGGTACTTTCTGCTaaagtgggaacattgcctttacatttcaatcacactgtaaagctgaacttccgcgatGTGGATTGAATATAGCCCTTAATTGTTAAATTGATCTGAAGGTatatttgtcatatatttttgttatttcagataTTTCTGAAATACACAGGCCACAGAACACCATTGGAGACTTCCAGGTACATATGGCGACAACTGATTGTGGGCAGAACAGATCTGTCTTTTTGGAGACTTGTCTAACCAGATGTTAACACCCCACATTACTATAGCcatggttggggagtaacggattacatgtattattattatttttattttttatggtaactgtaatacattacattaccagcaaaactattgtaatcagattacagatacttttgaaaaactagatgattacttcgaggattacttttaaattcagaaaggatgtttgtgaaaaaatatattttgccacttctcaatgacattcaaatcagcatWAAAAAATGTGCAagttttaagtttgttccacctgagcaagtctgaccacaagtcagagaccactatgatgacacaccaaatgtgtttgatggatcacaggaaaagagcaggaataggcttttgtgggctacagtccaagctatgtcttccaatggcgCGACTGCTTTTGGCATCCAAaaattatccaacttgaataaatgcttggaggtaaggatgatagcagtggtgtagtctacggcgatacggatttcacttattattgatatctacatagcgcattgatgtaaATCGCACGGCTACTCTctgatttagctatttgcgccttacagattgtggttgttgtggatggctgttcacaaatctaaatgtgtatttgaacccaataatggttgaattcaagaagtttaagctgcctatcaatcattgtttaaGAAACCAGTGGAAAGCCAGGGGAAAAtgcactcttgcaacagctgcatagtgcggatcccagcctatggaataaaaatgGGGCTTTTATCGTTCAGTCTAAATcatgctgatttaaaaaaaaaaagtaaatccaTAGGCGTAATGGACACacgctcaaactcgcacactttttatagacttaaaggggcgatctgtagttgctacatccatttttggacttaaatcATATATTAATATAAACATATAATTtaatgtagtagaaagcgatgggttagattgaagaagcctacataaccaacccataaagtaaaattgagcatccatatatggccagctatgtaaactttaacattgatttatcctgcaatagatgtcattcaattaGAAACAcatctttttgtcttcttctaatgcctcttaaggggaaagtaatctaaaagtaactgaatgtaatcagcttatgttactgagtttgtaATCCaaacattactgattacaattttggacaggtaactgtaacggattacatttggAAAGTAACATCCCCAACTCTGACTGTAGCTTATGTActtatgtttttcaacagatgGACATCTCATACCACCAGGATGATCACAACAATGATTGTGTAGATGAGGGTGCTGTCACTGTCAACAGTAATGATTCTGTTATGCAGCAGGCTGCAGAGAACAGCCACTGTAAGTAAATGATTTGAACATTAACCATAGTGacctatgtacactaccgttcaaaagtttggggtcacttagaaatgtccttgtttttgaaagaaaagcaacatttttttccattaaaattacatcaaattgatcagaaatacagtgtagacattgttaatgttgtaaatgactattgtagctggaaacggctcatttttaatggaatatctacatcggtgtacaggggcccattatcagcaaccatcactcctgtgtcccaatggcacattgtgttagctaatccaagtttatcattttaaaaggctaattgYtcataagaaaacccttttgcaattatcttagcatagctgaaaactgttgtcctgatttaaagaagcaataaaactggccatctttagactaattgagtatctggagcatcagcatttgtgggttcgattacaggctcaaaatgaccagaaacaaagatctttcttctgaaactcgtcattctattcttgttctgagaaaagaaggctattccatgcgagaaattgctaagagactgaagatctcgtacaatgctgtgtactactcccttcacagaacagcgcaaactgtctctaaccagaatagaaagagtgggaggccccgttgcacaactgagcaagaggacaagtacattagtgtctagtttgagaaacagacgcttcacaagtcctcaactggcagcttcattaaatagtacccgcgaaacatccagtctcaacgtcaacagtggagacgactccgggatgctggccttctaggcttgtcctcttgctcaattgtgcacaggggcctcccacagataatccataaaaaatctgccgtttccagctacaaaagtcatttacaacattaacaatgtctacactgtatttctgatcaatttgatgttattttaatggacaaaaaacgtgcttttctttcaaaaacaaggacatttctaagtgaccccaaacttttgaacgatagcgTATGTATTGAGCATGTCAAAGTAAACATATAAAATACAATTACAACAGCATTTTTCATGTTCATTTACACATTTCTGATTTAATGAAATGTCTTTATATTGCCTCCATCAGTGGTGGATAATTCCAAACTGAATGGGACTAGGAGTAGCCTGTGGGGCGCGCCAGAGGAGCTGGAGCGCTCTCTGAGCAGTAAACGTAGCACTCTACTGGACTTGTATCCCAGCATGGTCAGCCAGGTAGGAGAGGCCTGGCGGCGCCAACATATGTCCGACGTGGCTGTAGGGGTTTTGAGGAGGTACCACAGGCTCAGGTGGTTCTCTAACAGAAACCTCAATAACCGCAACTTCAACATCAGACCTGCTCACAGAAAGACTACCCTCAACATTGGCCAATCCTTTCTCCAAACATCTCAGAACACCATACTGAATGTGAGTAACCCCAAGAGTCCAAAGTTGAACCTCAAAATGACAACCCACACCCATCCTCCTCCACAGACCAAGGTCAACCTCCAGGAATGGCCAGCAGAGAGGCTGTCCCACAGGAAGGGTACAGATTCAGGGAACGGACAACCGCCCCACCCTGTTCTAGTGATGGACTTCTCCTCTCGCCCCTCTGCAGGCTCCAGtcctgcctcctcccctccctctgcagccccctcccttctctctgctccctcctctgcagactcctctcctccctcctctgcagcctcccttccctcttctctctcctctgcagacTCCTCCCTACAGGAGAGCCCTGAGCCAGAGGAGCCCCCCTTAAACCAAACCTTCATGGTGTCCATGCCCTCTTTCCCATCCCCCAGGGTTAGACACACTACCCTGGTCTTCAGTCCTGCCAGATCTGAAGACACCTTCACAGCAGGAGGGTTGAGCAGTCCATCTCTAAGGAAGTGTGCCCTCCCCACACTTCCCCATCAGAGGTTTTTCACAGCGGTATGCCCTGTGGTCAGTATGGAGATGTCTTCAGACTACCGCTCCCAAGTAGCACCGAGTCCCWACAGAGCCAGACTGCCGATCTGGGACGGCCAGCGTGCAGCATCTAACGCCCACCATAGAAGCCCCAAGTCGGGCTTTGCTGGATATCATCAAAGAAACACTGTGGAGCCCAGATCTTCCCCTGCGtcttcaccctcctctcttcataGGCCTCTGATGTCACACAGGAAGCCCCACCACCTGGACTCctgcagtccctcccagctgaaACGCCAATCGTCTAGATCATCATCTGATCATGAGTCTAGGGCAGGCCAGCTAAGGCTCCGGCGACACTATTCCCTGGATTCCTTCTCCCCATCTGTCAGTCTCTTACGAAACTCTGCTAAGCAGATTGACAAGGACTTCCAGAAGCTCTACCACAAGCTTGTCTGTCAGGGCAAATCCTCCTCCTGCCGTATgtgtgagaggagagcagagaccaCCAGAGGAACCTCCTCTGCTCTGGCCGCCCTGGCCCTGTCTCCTCACCACTCTATCATGAGGAAGCGTCGCAGGGAGCTGGTCCAAGAACAGTCCCCAGAGTCCAAACGTTTCAGGGATAGCTCCTTTGTGTACTCCCCAGGATCTCTCCGCCAGAGGGTAGAAATGTTCAGGTGCCAGAACCGCTCAGACAGCCATTTGTCCTCCAACCAGTGGGACATCTCCTGTGACTCCCACAACTGGAGCCCCCGCAAGGCCAGTCTGGCTCATACACACCACAGCCCCCATCACCAACATCACTCATCAGATGCAGCAGTCAGGAAAGCTGAAGGCTCCTGGTCTGGCCTGCATGTTGATCAGCACTCTCCTGCTTGGGTAAGGGTCTTCCACAGAAACAATGTACATGCAGTCCAAGAAAAATTGTAATGTATGTCTTATTTTCTAACATTGCTTTCATCTCTGTCTGCTGtctagagagagaaatacagacgATTTGTTGGAATTCATCAAGGTTTGTTTCTGCTTTGTTTAGTCTCAGGGAAAAAATCTACTTGTCTAATCTTTGATTGACCACTTTGGATTCAGTTCAGATGATAATTTATTCCTCCCATCTCAGGAAAGTCAATTGTCAAGGCAGAGTGCCAATGTGGCTGTTCGCCAAGGTAACCATGACCTTATTCAGAAAGTAGTATgttctgcattgttgtttaaatcTTTAATAGATGCATTTCATTGTTTGTCATGTTAACCAGCCTCCCTTCTTTCCCCCAGTTTCTCTAGGAGACAGCTTCTGTATAAATGATGTCAACCCACAGAAAGGCTGTCCTGTCCTGCACCTCTACCTGAGTTTTTTATATGCCAGAGTTGAAAACATCTCTGCTGTTTATCTGCATTTGAAAACATACTTAGGATGTCCCAATAACCATGAACTAATTTGTTATAATGAAATGGAATGTTTATGCAAtgtatttttatatacagtaccagtcaaaagtttggacacacccactcattcaaggtttttattttttactattttctacattgtagaataatagtggtgacatcaaaactatgaaataacacatacagtaccagtcaaaggtttggacaaacctactcattcagtggtttttctgtatttttacattgtagaataatagtggagatttttcaaaactaagaaataacacatggaatcatgtagtaaccaaaaaagtttaataaatcaaaatatattttagattcttcaaagtagccaccctttgccttgatgacagctttgtgcactcttggcattctctcaaccagcttcacctggaatgcttttccaaccgtcttgaaggagttcccacatgtactGAGAGCTtcttgactgcttttccttcaccctgcggttcaactcatcccaaaccatctcaattgggttgaggttgggtgattgtggaggccaggtcatctgatgtagcactccatcactctccttcttggtcaaatagcccttacacaccctggaggtgtgttaggtcattgtcccgttgaaaaacaaatgatagtcccactaagcgcaaaccagattggtgtcttattgttgtccattagtagtggttactttgcagcaatttgaccatgaaggcctgattcacgcggtctactctgaacagttgagatgtctgttacttgaactctgaagcatttatttgggctgcaatttctgaggctgataactaatgaacttatcctctgcagcagaggtaactctggttcttcctttcctgtggcggtcctcaggagagacagtttcatcatagcgctggatagtttttgcgactgcacttgaagaaactttcaaagttcttaattctttctgtattgactgaccacgtcttaaagtaatgatggaatgtcatttctctgcttatttgagctgttcttgccataatatggacttggtcttttatcaaatagggctattttctgtataccacccttctcacaacacaactgactggctcaaacgcattaaggaaagaaattacactaATTAagttaaggcacacctgttaattgaaatgtattccag
This window of the Salvelinus sp. IW2-2015 linkage group LG16, ASM291031v2, whole genome shotgun sequence genome carries:
- the LOC111976055 gene encoding uncharacterized protein isoform X2, which encodes MDISYHQDDHNNDCVDEGAVTVNSNDSVMQQAAENSHLVDNSKLNGTRSSLWGAPEELERSLSSKRSTLLDLYPSMVSQVGEAWRRQHMSDVAVGVLRRYHRLRWFSNRNLNNRNFNIRPAHRKTTLNIGQSFLQTSQNTILNVSNPKSPKLNLKMTTHTHPPPQTKVNLQEWPAERLSHRKGTDSGNGQPPHPVLVMDFSSRPSAGSSPASSPPSAAPSLLSAPSSADSSPPSSAASLPSSLSSADSSLQESPEPEEPPLNQTFMVSMPSFPSPRVRHTTLVFSPARSEDTFTAGGLSSPSLRKCALPTLPHQRFFTAVCPVVSMEMSSDYRSQVAPSPXRARLPIWDGQRAASNAHHRSPKSGFAGYHQRNTVEPRSSPASSPSSLHRPLMSHRKPHHLDSCSPSQLKRQSSRSSSDHESRAGQLRLRRHYSLDSFSPSVSLLRNSAKQIDKDFQKLYHKLVCQGKSSSCRMCERRAETTRGTSSALAALALSPHHSIMRKRRRELVQEQSPESKRFRDSSFVYSPGSLRQRVEMFRCQNRSDSHLSSNQWDISCDSHNWSPRKASLAHTHHSPHHQHHSSDAAVRKAEGSWSGLHVDQHSPAWREKYRRFVGIHQGKSIVKAECQCGCSPSFSRRQLLYK
- the LOC111976055 gene encoding uncharacterized protein isoform X1, producing the protein MRGKKCLNCNVKLIKTLSDDMDDVVKNKLKSNAKIYSNTLERIVQKYSKLHDNGTEVNLEDITPQEVIVCMVKSELELSNLGLSKSEVDLAELSLGDISEIHRPQNTIGDFQMDISYHQDDHNNDCVDEGAVTVNSNDSVMQQAAENSHLVDNSKLNGTRSSLWGAPEELERSLSSKRSTLLDLYPSMVSQVGEAWRRQHMSDVAVGVLRRYHRLRWFSNRNLNNRNFNIRPAHRKTTLNIGQSFLQTSQNTILNVSNPKSPKLNLKMTTHTHPPPQTKVNLQEWPAERLSHRKGTDSGNGQPPHPVLVMDFSSRPSAGSSPASSPPSAAPSLLSAPSSADSSPPSSAASLPSSLSSADSSLQESPEPEEPPLNQTFMVSMPSFPSPRVRHTTLVFSPARSEDTFTAGGLSSPSLRKCALPTLPHQRFFTAVCPVVSMEMSSDYRSQVAPSPXRARLPIWDGQRAASNAHHRSPKSGFAGYHQRNTVEPRSSPASSPSSLHRPLMSHRKPHHLDSCSPSQLKRQSSRSSSDHESRAGQLRLRRHYSLDSFSPSVSLLRNSAKQIDKDFQKLYHKLVCQGKSSSCRMCERRAETTRGTSSALAALALSPHHSIMRKRRRELVQEQSPESKRFRDSSFVYSPGSLRQRVEMFRCQNRSDSHLSSNQWDISCDSHNWSPRKASLAHTHHSPHHQHHSSDAAVRKAEGSWSGLHVDQHSPAWREKYRRFVGIHQGKSIVKAECQCGCSPSFSRRQLLYK